A genomic stretch from Mastacembelus armatus chromosome 12, fMasArm1.2, whole genome shotgun sequence includes:
- the ankrd34ba gene encoding ankyrin repeat domain-containing protein 34B, which translates to MQGEGCNSGLTMDSGNPLLRAVFLRRLRLTRLLLEGGAYINESDSQGQTPLMVACRTQHVDAQSASRVKLVQFLLEKGADPNIQDKEGRAALMHACREQAGPEVVSLLLASGADISLEDQSGTSALVYAVMAGDWKVLKLLLDTCKAKGKEVIIITADKFPCGKLKAKQYLSIPPPDQTDKMTTADPASPSDIQLITSPQCTSSSLSPPKPVFSFKDAQPCGVNSHPCSPSRFRGVGQAAANGLQQPLLRLNSEPWLKIPASLLTRHHHTGSSSENRQDINQTEDLCFRVPRLDEESCTNSTADSCKWHEGKLERSKGLEEHTVRQKISLPGLMSSHSASHPNLHSENLGAESVTPSSSLSGPKNPGPPFHSSSSLHSIIQRRKLGSDIYSSDPQLAVDAPEETPLRARDPAEGKRFTPSRCSRESLPTSGPSRRLLSGYERRGSGAFLLDHTSQARPRSLPPLALSSTNTPIPSIYNLSSGAGAAFCEQESGLKPFIPSAPPGQPKELTRRMLLRRHSMQTEQFKTTA; encoded by the coding sequence ATGCAGGGAGAAGGCTGTAATTCTGGGCTTACGATGGACTCAGGTAACCCCTTGCTAAGAGCGGTCTTCCTCCGTCGTCTACGACTCACAAGGCTGCTGCTGGAGGGAGGGGCTTACATCAACGAGAGCGACAGCCAAGGCCAGACGCCCCTGATGGTGGCCTGCAGGACCCAGCACGTGGACGCCCAGAGCGCCAGCCGGGTCAAGCTGGTGCAGTTCCTCCTGGAGAAAGGAGCCGACCCCAACATCCAGGATAAGGAAGGCCGCGCTGCGCTGATGCACGCCTGCCGGGAACAGGCCGGCCCAGAGGTGGTGTCTCTGCTCCTGGCCAGTGGAGCAGACATCAGCCTGGAGGACCAGTCCGGAACATCAGCGCTGGTCTACGCAGTCATGGCTGGAGACTGGAAGgtcctgaagctgctgctggacacaTGCAAGGCCAAGGGGAAGGAGGTGATCATCATAACGGCCGACAAATTCCCATGTGGGAAACTCAAAGCCAAGCAGTACCTCAGCATCCCTCCTCCGGACCAGACTGACAAAATGACAACAGCAGATCCTGCGTCTCCCTCTGATATTCAGCTCATCACCTCGCCCCAGTGCACCTCCTCTTCCTTAAGTCCCCCAAAGCCTGTGTTCTCCTTCAAAGATGCCCAGCCCTGTGGGGTAAACTCCCATCCATGCTCCCCTTCACGGTTTAGAGGAGTGGGCCAAGCGGCGGCAAACGGACTGCAGCAGCCCCTCCTGAGGCTGAACTCTGAACCCTGGCTAAAGATTCCGGCTTCTCTGCTCACCCGGCATCATCACACAGGGTCATCCTCAGAAAACAGGCAAGACATAAACCAAACAGAGGATCTCTGCTTCAGAGTTCCCAGGCTGGACGAGGAAAGCTGCACCAACTCCACAGCTGACAGCTGCAAGTGGCATGAAGGGAAACTGGAGAGGAGTAAAGGACTGGAAGAACACACGGTCAGACAGAAGATATCCTTACCCGGGCTCATGTCCTCCCACTCTGCCTCCCACCCTAACCTGCACTCTGAAAACCTCGGAGCAGAATCAGTCaccccctcttcctccctttCTGGGCCCAAAAACCCTGGCCCCCCATTTCACAGCTCGTCAAGCCTTCACAGCATCATCCAGAGGCGCAAGTTGGGCTCCGACATCTACAGCTCTGACCCTCAGCTCGCTGTAGACGCCCCTGAGGAGACCCCACTGAGAGCAAGAGACCCAGCAGAGGGCAAGAGGTTCACCCCCTCACGCTGCTCCAGAGAGTCACTGCCGACCTCCGGCCCGAGCAGGAGACTGCTGTCTGGGTACGAGCGCAGAGGGTCTGGTGCTTTCTTACTGGACCACACCTCCCAGGCCAGGCCCAGATCTCTTCCACCTCTGGCCCTCAGCTCCACCAACACTCCCATCCCCAGCATCTACAACCTCAGCTCTGGTGCTGGAGCTGCTTTCTGTGAGCAAGAGTCCGGCCTGAAACCTTTCatcccctctgctcctcctggACAACCCAAAGAGCTGACCAGGAGGATGCTGCTGAGGAGACACTCGATGCAGACCGAGCAGTTCAAAACCACAGCCTGA
- the oclna gene encoding occludin, with protein MSSRPKESPPPYESNHDDVPPEPAYSYYPDDEFQHFYRWTSPPGIIKIMAILIIIMCVGIFACVASTLAWDAQGALSGYGIGYGGGYGGGYGGGSYGGGGYSSFGGGGYGMGNNYGYGQLGGNYNDPRTSKGFIIAMAAIIFIFGLAVFIIIVSHQSLCESRRFYLALVIICAFLALLILVASIVYLMAVNPMAQSYGSVYGMQIAGLCAQYQQPQTSGVFVNQYLYHYCVLEPQEAIAGVLGFLVAAALIIILVFAIKTRQKIRGYGKSNILWKKVKVVDEVEAPNGVEEWVNNVSAAPDEVPMADYPAQLRGSRSYLDEESNYDKPPYSDTPVPSVVEAVPLQNGVPYSRNSDVSSSTGKPRKKRQGRPQRADGHDYDTDYNSSGDELDDDDFDSEYPPITNEQQRNDYKREFDREHQEYKDLQAQLDAINKKLSEVDRELDELEEGSPRYLDALDEYNTIKDMKKSADYRMKRRRCKYLKSKLNHIKKMVSDFDRRA; from the exons ATGTCCTCCAGACCCAAAGAGAGCCCACCTCCCTACGAGTCCAACCATGA TGACGTCCCTCCTGAGCCGGCGTATTCTTACTACCCGGATGACGAGTTCCAGCATTTCTACCGCTGGACGTCTCCACCAGGCATCATCAAAATCATGGCCATCCTGATCATCATCATGTGCGTGGGAATATTTGCGTGCGTTGCCTCCACGCTGGCGTGGGACGCTCAGGGAGCCCTGTCTGGCTACGGCATCGGGTACGGGGGAGGGTACGGAGGAGGGTATGGAGGAGGAAGCTACGGCGGCGGCGGGTACAGCAGCTTTGGGGGCGGTGGTTACGGGATGGGGAACAACTACGGCTACGGCCAACTCGGAGGAAACTACAACGACCCCCGGACGAGCAAAGGCTTCATTATTGCCATGGCagccatcatcttcatctttgGCCTGGCCGTCTTCATCATCATCGTGTCCCACCAGAGCCTGTGCGAGAGCAGGAGGTTCTACCTGGCGCTGGTGATCATCTGTGCGTTCCTGGCACTGCTGATACTGGTGGCCTCCATAGTGTACTTGATGGCGGTGAACCCCATGGCTCAGTCTTACGGCTCGGTCTACGGGATGCAAATCGCCGGCCTGTGCGCCCAGTACCAGCAGCCGCAGACTTCGGGCGTGTTCGTCAACCAGTACCTGTACCACTACTGCGTGCTGGAGCCGCAGGAG GCCATCGCCGGCGTGCTGGGCTTCCTGGTCGCCGCCGCTCTGATCATCATATTGGTCTTCGCCATCAAGACCCGGCAGAAGATCCGAGGCTACGGGAAGAGCAACATCCTGTGGAAGAAAGTGAAGGTGGTGGACGAGGTGGAGGCGCCTAACGGGGTGGAGGAGTGG GTGAACAACGTGTCCGCTGCCCCTGATGAGGTCCCCATGGCGGACTACCCTGCCCAGCTGCGAGGATCCAGGAGTTACCTGGACGAAGAAAGCAACTATGACAAACCCCCCTACAGTGACACCCCCGT GCCTTCAGTCGTAGAGGCCGTGCCGCTGCAGAACGGCGTTCCCTACAGCAGGAACTCGGATGTGTCGAGCTCGACGGGAAAGCCCAGAAAGAAACGCCAAGGTCGGCCTCAGCGTGCCGACGGACACGACTACGACACGGACTACAACTCGTCTGGAGACGAGCTGGACGACGACGACTTTGACAG CGAATATCCTCCGATAACAAACGAGCAGCAGCGCAACGACTACAAGCGGGAGTTTGACCGCGAGCACCAGGAGTACAAAGACCTGCAGGCGCAGCTGGACGCCATCAACAAGAAGCTGTCGGAGGTGGACAGGGAGCTGGACGAGCTGGAGGAGGGAAGCCCTCGGTACCTG GATGCGTTGGATGAGTACAACACCATAAAGGACATGAAAAAG TCTGCAGACTATCGGATGAAGAGGCGCAGGTGTAAATACCTGAAGTCCAAACTGAACCACATCAAGAAGATGGTGAGTGATTTTGACCGCCGGGCCTGA
- the marveld2a gene encoding LOW QUALITY PROTEIN: MARVEL domain-containing protein 2 (The sequence of the model RefSeq protein was modified relative to this genomic sequence to represent the inferred CDS: deleted 1 base in 1 codon) codes for MSYGGGFHGHPERVRHSPYYDQVPEEPQQDSYNLEPLRAAQSADPLPPPPLPDQPPVGPEFDPSGSEDNADPALDIKPVHRFIPDSWKNFFRGSNRSSQKWSMPTSSNNNNSTTEGVRCSPPPSPSIPGSYRDPYGGSGGSYNSRKELLEQQDAQESMSGHTYRTGLTYSERVEEYHQRYAYMKSWAGLLRILGCVELLLGAAVFACVCAYVHKDNEWFNMFGYSSPGGAYGGAYFGGGGTGGAYYTGPKTPFVLVVVGLAWFVTVIVLVLGMTMYYRTILLDSNWWPLTEFTINLALALLYMAAGVVYVNDTTRGGLCYYPVFNNGINGAFCRTEAGQTAAIIFLFVTMLVYLIGALVCLKLWRHEAARRYRARHGLEMQPSELRAAQSLIGPAAAHKVPQQVEGSSVVPIQAAPKAAAAKVLQGAIPSGHIPKPVIVPDYIAKYPTIRTDEERDQYRAVFNDQYAEYKDLHSEVQVTLKRFDEMDAMMRSLPQHPTSQMEVERINKILQEYQKKKNDPTFMEKKERCEYLKSKLSHIKQKIQEYDKVMEWNDGYS; via the exons ATGTCCTATGGAGGAGGCTTTCACGGACACCCTGAGCGTGTCCGCCACTCGCCCTACTATGACCAGGTACCGGAGGAGCCCCAACAGGACTCCTACAATCTGGAGCCTCTGAGAGCCGCTCAGAGCGCCGACCCCCTCCCACCTCCGCCTCTGCCAGACCAGCCACCAGTTGGCCCCGAGTTCGATCCCAGCGGCAGCGAGGACAACGCCGACCCCGCCCTCGACATCAAACCGGTCCACCGCTTCATCCCCGACTCCTGGAAGAACTTCTTCAGAGGGAGCAACCGCAGCAGTCAGAAGTGGTCTATGCCCACCTcctccaacaacaacaacagcacgACCGAGGGCGTGCGCTGCTCCCCCCCCCCA TCGCCCTCTATCCCCGGGTCGTACCGGGATCCCTATGGCGGCTCCGGTGGCAGCTACAACTCCAGAAAGGAGCTTCTGGAACAACAAGACGCCCAGGAGTCCATGTCAGGGCACACCTACCGCACAGGCCTGACCTACAGCGAGCGGGTGGAGGAGTACCATCAGCGCTACGCCTACATGAAGTCGTGGGCGGGGCTGCTGAGGATTCTGGGCTGCGTGGAGCTCCTGCTGGGAGCGGCTGTGTTCGCCTGCGTCTGCGCTTACGTCCACAAAGACAACGAGTGGTTCAACATGTTTGGGTACTCGTCTCCTGGAGGAGCGTACGGAGGAGCTTACTTTGGCGGCGGCGGCACCGGGGGGGCCTACTACACAGGCCCCAAGACCCCGTttgtgttggtggtggtggggcTGGCCTGGTTTGTGACTGTGATCGTGTTGGTGCTGGGGATGACCATGTACTATCGCACCATCCTGCTGGACTCCAACTGGTGGCCTCTGACCGAGTTCACCATAAACCTGGCTCTGGCCCTGCTCTACATGGCAGCAG GAGTTGTGTACGTGAACGACACGACCCGCGGAGGACTCTGCTACTACCCCGTGTTCAACAATGGCATCAACGGGGCGTTCTGCAGAACAGAGGCGGGTCAGACTGCCGCCATCATCTTCCTCTTTGTCACCATGCTGGTTTACCTGATCGGGGCCCTGGTGTGTCTCAAGCTGTGGAGGCACGAAGCTGCCCGCAGGTACCGGGCGAGGCACGGCCTCGAG ATGCAGCCCTCTGAGCTACGAGCTGCACAGTCACTG ATCGgtccagctgctgctcacaAGGTTCCACAACAGGTGGAAGGTTCCTCCGTCGTTCCCATCCAGGCCGCtccaaaagcagcagcagcaaaggtTTTACAGGGAGCCATACCTTCAGGACACATTCCCAAGCCCGTCATTGTGCCGGACTACATAGC GAAGTACCCTACCATCCGGACGGATGAGGAGCGGGACCAGTACCGAGCTGTGTTCAACGACCAGTATGCCGAGTACAAAGACCTGCACTCGGAGGTGCAGGTCACCCTGAAGAGGTTTGATGAGATGGACGCCATGATGCGCAGTCTGCCCCAGCACCCCACCAGCCAGATG GAGGTTGAACGCATTAACAAAATCCTGCAGGAAtaccagaagaagaaaaat GACCCGACTTTCATGGAGAAGAAGGAGCGCTGCGAGTACCTGAAGAGCAAACTGTCTCACATCAAACAGAAGATCCAGGAATATGATAAGGTGATGGAGTGGAACGACGGATACAGCTGA